The genome window CCGATTTCAGTGAGCATTTTCATAACCGCTTCATTTGCCCCTCCATGAAGTGGTCCTTTCAATGCGCCAATAGCTGCTGTTATTCCAGAGTAAATATCAGCTAATGTTGCAACACAAACCCTTGCAGTAAATGTCGAAGCGTTTAATTCATGGTCTGCGTGCAAAACGAGCGCCTTATTAATCGCTTCTTTTTCGATATCTTTTGGCTTTTCATTATTCAGCATGTATAGGAAGTTTTCTGCATAACCAAGATCTTTCTGTGGCTTGACAGGCTCTAAACCTTTACGGAGTCTTGAGAACGCTGCAACAATGGTCGCAATCTTAGCTTGGATGCGAACCGCTTTTCTTTTATTTGCTGCTTCATCCATTACATCTGCTTCGTCATCATACAACCCAAGCAATGAGATTGCAGTACGTAAAGCCCCCATTGGATGTACGGTTGTTAAGTCATAAGAACGCAAATGATCGATTATCGCATCGGGTACTTCCATATTGGCAACGAGATCCGCTTTCATCGCATCTAACTCTGTTTGATTCGGTAGTTCCTTATTCCATAATAAGTAAACTACTTCTTCAAAACTAGAATTATTAGCTAAATCATCAATTCTATAACCAACATATGTGAGTTGATCATCAATAATAGAACTTATGGATGACTCGGCTGCTACAACCCCTTCTAGTCCTCTAGTTGTTGTTGTCATAACAAACCCTCTCCTCTATTAAATATTGTATTCGGTTTCAGATGTTGTTCAAAAAGTCCTATCCTTTTTTTGAACATTCACTTTAATGGAATACGTTTTAACAATATATATTCCCTTTTATACAGCCAGACTATCAATATAAAGTTATTAGGCTAGCAATTAATTAGAAATAAATACTGTCTCCCCAAATCTAATTATAAAGTATTATGAATGTAAAGTGAATTGAAACCGTTTAATTTATGTAAAATTATAATTGCAATACCAAATTTTCTCTCGAAATACGTGCTATTTTATTATCTTTTAGCATATGTAGAATAGTACAAGCATTTTTTTAGAGAGGATTTTTTATTATGTACAAGCCGTTGTTAATGCAGATTTTACGTCTTATTATCGTTATTGCTATCGTGATATGTAGTTATTTGATAATAAAATATGCATTTCTTTATTTATATCCATTATTTATTGCGGTGCTCCTTGCATTCCTGCTTCATCCGATCGTTCACTTCCTTGAATCTATCATTCGGATACCAAGAGCATTTGCAACTTTCTTTACTATTATATTTATTTTCCTATTTTTATTCGGGGCTCTATATTTTATTATTGTAGAAATCTATCAAGGAACAACTTATTTAGCGGAAAAACTTCCAGCATATTTCGAAGCAATTCTATTATATATGGAAGCATTATTTAATCAGACGATTATACCCATCTATGAAAAGGTCCTCTCCCTATTCCAAACATTAGGTGATTCACAGCAATTGACGATTGAGCAGAACGTAAATAAGCTGACTTCTGAACTGGCTGCATCTGGTGCAGCACTATTACAGGATTTATTTTCAAGCATTCCTGGTTTGCTATCTTTCGTTCCAAATTCAGTTACCGTGTTTATTTTTACCATTTTGGCAACTTTTCTTATTACAAATGACTGGGAACGTTTAAAACGAGGCTTACACTCAGTCCTCCCACCATTAGCAAACACATCAACGAAAAAAATTATCAGCCATTTAAGAGAGTCCTTACTTGGATTTATTAAAGCACAGTTAATTTTAGTTATCACTACATCGGCATTAATCTTGATTGGACTGTTGATCTTAGGAGTGGAGCATGCTATAACCATTGCTATTTTAGCAGCATTTGTTGACATTATTCCATTTATTGGTACGGGGATGATTTTTATCCCGTGGATGATTTATTTATTTCTCAACGCAAATTATTCGTTGACAATCGGGATTACAATCGTCTATATGGTTACGATTGTTTTTCGTCAATTGATCGAACCGAAAGTATTATCTTCTAATATGGGAATCCACCCACTTGTTGCATTGTTAGGATACTTTCTTGCGCTTCAGCTTTGGGGTGTTGCTGGATTTCTTGTCGCACCACTTATTCTAATCGTCCTGCATGCATTTTTCCATGCAGGTGTATTCCATTCGATTGGTTCTTTTATTAAAGGATCAACTTGATTACCACTTCCGGTAAATAATTGTTCCATTCTTCATTTTTCGTTTGAGATAATGAAAAATCCATTGTTTAATCGGTCGTCGTGTATATGGCAGCACTAAGAGTATCCCGACAATGTCAGAAATAAATCCAGGTGAAAATAAAAGGATTGAACCAAAAAAGATACAAACGCCATCTATCATAGCTTCTCCTGGTGGATGCCCCTGTTTCATCATTGTTCTTGCTCTATTCCATGTATCTGTCCCTTGTTTTTTTGCCATCGCTACTCCAGCAATACCCGTAAATAGAACAAGGAAGACAACCCACCATGGGCCAATCATATTACCCAGCCAAATAAATACGCCAATTTCAGCTGCTGGTATGATGAGTAACGCAATTATCAACCAACGCATAACAGCATCTTCCTTCCTAATATGAAAATAGAAATCGGCGGATCCGCCGATTTCTATTTTCTATTAACTCTATATATTATAGCATACGACGATTAAAGAACGCTCGCATGACCTTTGTAAATATCACCTTTTGTACTATCAATTGTAATCGCTTGGCCGTCTGTTAACATTTCAAATACGTCATCAACACCGACAATTACTGGAATACCAAGGCTTAATCCTACAACTGCTGCATGTGATGTTAATCCGCCTTCTTGCGTGATAATTCCACCTGCTTTTTCAATTGCTTCCATCATATCGCGATCCGTTCCATTTGTAACGAGGATGTCGCCTTCTTTAACTTTTTCAATTGCTTCTTTTGCATTCTTAGCAAATACAGCTTTACCGTATGCGGTACGTCTGCCAATACCTTGTCCCTTTGTAAGTACATCACCAATTACATGGACTTTAAGGAAGTTTGTTGTACCACTTACGCCAACTGGTACACCTGCAGTAACAATTACACGATCTCCACGATTGCAAAGATCCGTGTTCAGTCCTAAGTCAATTGCAATATCCAGCATTTCATCTGTTGAATGAGCTTGTTTGCCCATAACAGCATGAACGCCCCATACTAATGAAAGCTGACGATTTACAGATTCTGCATAAGTAACAGCAAGGATCGTTGCTTTCGGACGATATTTAGAAATCATTCTTGCAGTATGACCGCTTTCTGTTGGAGTGATGATCATATTGATATCTAAGTTAAGTGCAGTATGTGATACAGATTGTGTAATAGCTTCTGTAATTGACATGTCGACATTTCTTGAACGCTCTTGTAAAATTCGATTATGCTCAAGTGCTGATTCTACTTTTAAAGCAATATTATTCATGGTTTGTACTGACTCAACAGGATAGTTACCCGCTGCCGTTTCACCTGAAAGCATGATTGCATCTGTACCATCTAAAATAGCGTTAGCAACGTCTGATGCTTCTGCTCTCGTTGGACGAGGGTTTCTTTGCATGGA of Oceanobacillus zhaokaii contains these proteins:
- the ytvI gene encoding sporulation integral membrane protein YtvI — its product is MYKPLLMQILRLIIVIAIVICSYLIIKYAFLYLYPLFIAVLLAFLLHPIVHFLESIIRIPRAFATFFTIIFIFLFLFGALYFIIVEIYQGTTYLAEKLPAYFEAILLYMEALFNQTIIPIYEKVLSLFQTLGDSQQLTIEQNVNKLTSELAASGAALLQDLFSSIPGLLSFVPNSVTVFIFTILATFLITNDWERLKRGLHSVLPPLANTSTKKIISHLRESLLGFIKAQLILVITTSALILIGLLILGVEHAITIAILAAFVDIIPFIGTGMIFIPWMIYLFLNANYSLTIGITIVYMVTIVFRQLIEPKVLSSNMGIHPLVALLGYFLALQLWGVAGFLVAPLILIVLHAFFHAGVFHSIGSFIKGST
- the pyk gene encoding pyruvate kinase; translated protein: MKNTKIVCTIGPASESVETLEQLIESGMNVARLNFSHGDHDEHLNRIKNIRQASENTGKTVAILLDTKGPEIRTGSFKDGIAELVEGNTVIIAMEEVEGTAERFSVTYDELINDVHVGSKILIDDGLIELEVIEIDKAAGDIITKALNTGIVKNKKGVNVPNVSVNLPGITDKDKSDIIFGIENQVDFIAASFVRRASDVLEIREVLKEYNGSYIHIIPKIENQEGVDNIDTILEVSDGLMVARGDLGVEIPAEDVPLVQKELIKKCNTVGKPVITATQMLDSMQRNPRPTRAEASDVANAILDGTDAIMLSGETAAGNYPVESVQTMNNIALKVESALEHNRILQERSRNVDMSITEAITQSVSHTALNLDINMIITPTESGHTARMISKYRPKATILAVTYAESVNRQLSLVWGVHAVMGKQAHSTDEMLDIAIDLGLNTDLCNRGDRVIVTAGVPVGVSGTTNFLKVHVIGDVLTKGQGIGRRTAYGKAVFAKNAKEAIEKVKEGDILVTNGTDRDMMEAIEKAGGIITQEGGLTSHAAVVGLSLGIPVIVGVDDVFEMLTDGQAITIDSTKGDIYKGHASVL
- a CDS encoding FxsA family protein, with protein sequence MRWLIIALLIIPAAEIGVFIWLGNMIGPWWVVFLVLFTGIAGVAMAKKQGTDTWNRARTMMKQGHPPGEAMIDGVCIFFGSILLFSPGFISDIVGILLVLPYTRRPIKQWIFHYLKRKMKNGTIIYRKW
- the citZ gene encoding citrate synthase, producing the protein MTTTTRGLEGVVAAESSISSIIDDQLTYVGYRIDDLANNSSFEEVVYLLWNKELPNQTELDAMKADLVANMEVPDAIIDHLRSYDLTTVHPMGALRTAISLLGLYDDEADVMDEAANKRKAVRIQAKIATIVAAFSRLRKGLEPVKPQKDLGYAENFLYMLNNEKPKDIEKEAINKALVLHADHELNASTFTARVCVATLADIYSGITAAIGALKGPLHGGANEAVMKMLTEIGEEENAIPYIKKKLDNKEKIMGMGHRVYRNGDPRAKHLKEMSRKLTKLNGQEKWYNMSLVIEDYIKEHKGLPANVDFYSASVYDALGIDHDLFTPIFAISRTSGWNAHILEQYENNRLIRPRAEYVGPSTQDYVMIEDRV